Part of the Crossiella cryophila genome, CGACTGCTCGCGCTGATGGGCGGCTGCCCGCCGAGCCCGAGTTGACTGCCCCCGCCGACGAGCGACCGCCCGCCGAACCCGAGCCGCTCACCCACACCGACGACTTCGACGCCACCGAACTCGCCTTCTGCTGGCAGTCCGTCCGCCGCCCGCCCGACCCCGGCTGGCTCTCCCTCGGCGAACGCCCCGGCTGGCTGCGCCTGCGCGCCGACGAGTCCCCGGCCAGCCGTCACCGGGTCAGCCTGCTTGCCCGCCACCAGCACCAGGACTGCGAGTTCACCGTCCTGCTCGATGCCCAGCCCACGCATTTCCAGCAGCTGGCCGGGCTGATCCACTACACCGACCACACCCGCTGGCACTGGCTGCACCTCACCCACCACGAACAGCTTGGCCGCTGCCTCGCCGTCCTGACCAGCGACAACGGTCAGCTCGCCGCCCCGGCCGACCCGTTGCCCTGGCCGAACGGGCCGGTCTGGCTGCGGGCCCTGCTCCAGCACGGTGAACTGCGGTTCACCGCTTCCGCCGACGGCGGGAGCTGGACCGGGATCGGGCCGCCGCTTCCCGTGTCGCGCGGCTTCCTCGGGGTGTGTGCGACCGATCTCACCGGGGCACGGCTGGTGTGCGATGTGGACCGGATGTCGTTGCGCCCGCTATCCAGCCCCAGGTGAGTGCGGAGCCGATGGTGGCGCCCGCGGACACCGTGCCTGGGCCGATCGGGGCGGCCATCGCGTTGCCCGCGGCGTAGAGGCCGTTGATCGGCGAGTCGTCCCAGCGCAGCACCCTGGCGTGTGCGTCCACCCTGGGGCCGCCCTTGGTGCCGACCAGGCCGGCCTGCACGGGCATAGCAGTGAACGGGGGTTCAGTGAGTGGGCCGAGGTTGGGGTGTGGTGCGTTCGGGTCGCCGCCGTGGCGGTCGTAGGCGAACGAGCCGCGGCCGAACGCCGGGTCGGTGCCCTGGGCCGCGTGTGTGTTGAACTCGGTGATGGTCGTGGTCAGGGTGGCGGCGGGGATGCCTAGCCGCTCGGCGAGTTCGGGCAGGGTGTCGGCCTGGTGGATGTGTTCGGGCAGGGGCTGGCCGGGGTAGGCGCCGGCGAAGGGGTAGCGGGTGCGGAAGTTGGCGTCGGCGATGGCCCAGGCGGGCAGGTTGGCGGGCTGGCCGGTGGCCGGGTCGGTCTCGGCGAAGGCCAGCGCCACGTTGTGGCTGGACTCGTTGACGAACCGCCGGCCGGCCTGGTTGACCCAGAGCACGTGCGGCAGCATCCGTTCGGCCAGCACCAGTTCCGGCCGCGGCGAGCCGTCCGGCCAGGTCGAGCCCTGCCGTACCGGCCAGCTCCACGCCTCGCCCAGGTGCCGGAACGACGCCCCGGCCTGGTGCGCCAGCCGGATCGCGGAGCCCCGGTTGACCGGCGGGGAGACCGGGTGTCGGAACGGGCCGTGCAACTTCGCCTCGGCCAGGTCGTGATCGTGCTCGAAACCACCGCAGGCCAGGATCACCGCGTCCGCGTGGATCGCCTCGTCCGGAGTGCACCACACCCCG contains:
- a CDS encoding FAD-dependent oxidoreductase translates to MSEHTDVVVIGSGAAGLSAALAAAVGGARVTVLEGSPHWGGTTAVSGGQAWVPDNHRMAALGVSDDRAEALTYLLGRTEGREPELATAFVDAAPRMARFVEEHSPIEFTPMSTPDSFAEAPGGRSAGRNIEVAPVELGGLGRAEELFWPAPYPMVLTNEEVAGLGLMTGGRLPQGLIEYRTAAGQVTLGQGLIAGLLHGCQAAGVQLRKGQPVTGLVMERGSVDGVWCTPDEAIHADAVILACGGFEHDHDLAEAKLHGPFRHPVSPPVNRGSAIRLAHQAGASFRHLGEAWSWPVRQGSTWPDGSPRPELVLAERMLPHVLWVNQAGRRFVNESSHNVALAFAETDPATGQPANLPAWAIADANFRTRYPFAGAYPGQPLPEHIHQADTLPELAERLGIPAATLTTTITEFNTHAAQGTDPAFGRGSFAYDRHGGDPNAPHPNLGPLTEPPFTAMPVQAGLVGTKGGPRVDAHARVLRWDDSPINGLYAAGNAMAAPIGPGTVSAGATIGSALTWGWIAGATTSGPHRTPAVPR